ACAAAACTgatgcaacaaaaaacaacaaatccccTACCCCCTCGAacacaaaaaggtgccaaaacccTTAGTAACCCCCATGAATGCCCCATACTTCCCTGGGGtcagggggggtgggggtttcaattgacaggTGCATAAGTATTAGCCAACTGTTATCAACATGTTGTCTAAAATTTTAGTATATATAGTCCTGTTGGCCGATTAAacagaataattattaagaacCTATATAAATTACAGCACCTTAGCCCAAACTTTCAACAGGATTGCCAGCAGCAAACACCCACAGAAAACAGGAAACCGAAAATACAAAATACTTAAGTAGGAAAATAGTAAAACTTTATTggctgagtttttttttctgttacatACAATCTCTCTAGTAATGATTATgttgataaaaaaataatttatcacAGAATCATTGAACCAGGAGCTCGAACATGAAATATCCAGAAGCAAATACTAGTAAGAGCTTCAACATTcttatgaaatgaaattgaaaagtcAACTTATTTAAACaacaattaaatcaaatccagCACCATTAATCAAAAGACCATTGGGcaaaacttttttctttgtttagttcattttgttttgttgttgttgttattattatttttttttaatatttcaaattttttttttgttttgttttctaataGGCATCAATGAAATTCACTCAAGAAATCTGGCAATTAACTGAAGTTCCAGTTTCCGTGCTTCCGTCACAGTGGGTGGATCTTGAGGATTGGATGCTCTAGGAAAACAATAAGATCACAGATCCAATTGAATGATGCAAACAGGTAAACTAGGTCTTATAACAACCTCACACTAAATTGGGGGTCTCATACTATACAAGGGAATTTAAGAAGATATAATGAAGAGACaagattctctgttactccgagtttcgtgctcacacactcatcagacagtatttaatggagaataaacccatcaagttatatatatacacgcgtctattgtttataaaaagcagggcagtgcggttctaataattattacaattaggtgtgagaaaaaaactaatggagtattgtttttgagtcaattgttccgaaggtaaaatttgttttcgtggcggcatttggaatcAGATAAGTTTTAGCAGTACAATCCCCTGGATCGCCACTTGTCAACCAGAATAAGAAAATAACCCATTTAAGCTTTCAACAatagaccattaatttttacagtAGTGTGCTTTAATAGTTGCCTGGCCttggaatgaaagtgaggctggtgttggcCTTCTTTTGATAGAAACTTCCCTGCTTTCTGTAGTttatatgttaatgatgctgttctcacgctaattagtaggaatttacataaggaAAAGGACTGAGGTTTCTATCTAAACAAGGTTGACTCCAGCCTCACTATTATCCAAAGGCCAGACAACTATAAACACACCACTTGGGGTCAGGCCTTATTTGTTTGAAAGGTGGACACATCATTAGTATCATTGATCAATGAATAAAGGATTAATCTAGTGGATACTCCAATAGTTTTTACCCCTGAGAATGAAGGAAGCAAGAGAATTATTAGGATGAAAACTATCCTAAGAATAACATTGCACTTTGCAAGGGAAATCACCAAACTGAAGGCATGAGATGTCCAAAGGATAATGgcaagtaaaagaaaaagatacACATAAGTAATAAAGTGATACCTAAGATCAAGGTGATGGGCTCCGCCTTTAACCAGGACCGCAACAAGCGTCGAAGACACACTTTCAAGAACCTAAATTACAAATCGAACAATAAATACttgttaaaatgaattttctgaCACCGTCAATTACCTAAAGACTTCCAAACATTTGGATCTAAATTGCAGAAAGAACGAACAAGAGGACCTGAGAAGTTAAccttttttacaataattattttttttattattaggaGTATCATTACTGTAACAgttattatcaataaaataCACAGAAAGCCAATTAATGATCTGAATTTGGTATGAAacatcaataatattaattttccaccatgaagagatAAACAACTCTGATGTTTTGCTAGAGCTGATAAAGGGCTATAAGCATCAGCTTTGTTATCACGCTGCAGCacaaatttgatccttatcaacatctttgataccaaattctaGTGTTaatcactctcccaccgacatcACACCACAGGTTCCTTAGGAAGTAATATTTCAGTCCTTTGaatttatttaacaaatttgGTCGCATTTGACTTTACCCCTCCTGGCCTCCATGGATCTAGGTCACCATTGGAGAAAATGATATTAGAAGCTGCAGATatatctagaaaaaaaaaaacaaaacaagaaactttTAATTAATAATCATAATGATTATAACACCGCCTGTATAATGCATTGTAAAACACAATTCATGATTTCAACCTAATAtcttatttcaaatttctctgCGTATGATATATTTTATCACAAGTagagaaaaaaagggaaaaaaaattatgtgtaTAAATcataatttgaaattttttgggACCTATGAAGAAAGTCCACCAATACTTCAAACTTTGGATTTACTAACTGTGTCACTAAAGCACCAAAACTATTAGGATACTTGAAAAAACACAGTAAAGTAATTTGGCTAACAATACATGTATGATGCTAATTTTAacttaaattaattttgtcttcatttATCTAGGCAAACAAACCTTTTCCCCAATATTGAATGGGTGTCCAGTTTGGCCGCTGTGTCACTTTCCACTTTTTCAAACAATACTCAGCCCTCATTTCTTGAGTGAAAGGAAGAACAGGAAACATGTCTGTCTTGCCATTTGAGCCTCCTGGGAGTGCTATTTCTGTGCAGGCCtacaatcaataaataaaaattaatataacgTAATTTATTACTTCCAAGCTGACTTCAACCCTGGCTAGACCCATGATGGTGTTATGAACTACCATTACATCAGACTTTGAGATGTTCCCTGGAGGTGATTTTAATACTGTCTATTTCATAAACTGCTTCTCAGTTTAAGTCCGTCCTGTATTAAAGTGCAGGACGGCCCCTCTGGCAGACAACTATTTGCAAGATGTGAAGGTCATACCTGGTAGTCCCATGCCATACTGTCTGGTCCGAGACCACACCCGGTGGGGTCAGCGCATTCAATGTACTCTGTATCTGGATCAAGACAAGGCAGCGTTCCATTGGTTCCATTGTATACCAATGCAGTAGCACTGGCCAATCCGTCCAACTTGTAAGAAGCTTCAGCCATCATTTTACAAACCACGTTCACAGGGTACCCAGGCAAGGGTGCAAGGAAGCTTGTGGGATAAGGGTAATCACCCATGGCAAGAGTAGTGAAGGAATTACGGATCCAAGCCAAGAGATGAGGAatctaaaaaacaacaaccacaaCACTTACAGTAAGACTATTAGAAAATGACTTCTAAAAGGAAAACAGTTGTGGTATGTCCACCCAAGGAAGTCCTGTTTAGTGGTGTTCGTGCCTGGATGGCTGCATCACATGGGAATCTTTATGACAGCTTACAGGTTTTAAGAGATGGAGCATAACAAGTAGGTCTAACCTGGTGAATTAAGACCAGCAGTAAGCAGTTAAGGTTTTGTGATTTAGATCTCAACACACAAATTATATCCAAATGAATATAGCTGAACAAAGAGATTTGCACTCCCGTGTACAggtgtcacaaggtgtcatataGTGTCTCCTTAATAAATATCAATAAAACCTAAGAACTTCATTGATATAATTTATTACCACTACTTGGTTGTGGTTGTGGTTGGGGTTTGTGCAGTAATTTCTACCTGTGTCATAGATTTAAGTGGCTTGCAAAGGTTAAATGCTGTTGAAATCTCGGCAAGTCCTGATGAgtgaacaagaacaacaacataGATAATTagcattataataataataataattattattattataattattattattattattattatcatcaatatcATTATTCTCACACAGCATTTATATATAGCTGGTGATGGTTGAAGATGCCAGCTGTTGACAACCTGTGGAATAACATGACAACTTCAATTTTCAAGCATCTTCCTGAATATTCAAGCCATTCCAAGCAGCAAGTGCTCCATCCCAATGTTAACCCCTAAAGATTCTTT
This window of the Acropora muricata isolate sample 2 chromosome 14, ASM3666990v1, whole genome shotgun sequence genome carries:
- the LOC136898969 gene encoding dipeptidyl peptidase 2-like, producing the protein MACLEFFLVVSAFSLFTEAAVSYKTAYFEQRVDHFNFVQALTYKQRYIYTEQYWDKKGPIFFYTGNEGGITDFWNNSGFVFEAAEKFNALVIFGEHRYYGESLPFGPDESFQDDKIGYLTIEQALADYAVLLTELKTLFQATGSKVVAFGGSYGGMLSAYMRFKYPNVIDAALAASAPIYMVTFQGSEREFFFSAVTKDFQNADPNCPGYVVKAFQTIKMLEDQGAQGLAEISTAFNLCKPLKSMTQIPHLLAWIRNSFTTLAMGDYPYPTSFLAPLPGYPVNVVCKMMAEASYKLDGLASATALVYNGTNGTLPCLDPDTEYIECADPTGCGLGPDSMAWDYQACTEIALPGGSNGKTDMFPVLPFTQEMRAEYCLKKWKVTQRPNWTPIQYWGKDISAASNIIFSNGDLDPWRPGGVLESVSSTLVAVLVKGGAHHLDLRASNPQDPPTVTEARKLELQLIARFLE